A part of Haemorhous mexicanus isolate bHaeMex1 chromosome 25, bHaeMex1.pri, whole genome shotgun sequence genomic DNA contains:
- the TMCC2 gene encoding transmembrane and coiled-coil domains protein 2 isoform X3, producing MVHVQLDKGDVTTLNLPAGAGHGDADGPVCLDVPDGTPDPHRTKAAIEHLHQKILKITEQIKIEQEARDDNVAEYLKLANNADKQQASRIKQVFEKKNQKSAQTIAQLHKKLEHYHKKLKEIEQNGPSRQPKDVFRDMHQGLKDVGANVRSSISGFSGGVVEGVKGGLSGLSQATHTAVVSKPREFASLIRNKFGSADNIAHLKDTLDDGHPEEASRALSGSATLVSSPKYGSDDECSSATSGSAGGSNSGAGPGGLGSPKSNTLDSHHNNFDTILEELREIKESQSHLEDSMEDLKAQLQRDYTYMTQCLQEERYRYERLEEQLNDLTELHQNEMTNLKQELASMEEKVAYQSYERARDIQEAVESCLTRVTKLELQQQQQQVVQLEGVENANARALLGKFINVILALMAVLLVFVSTIANFITPLMKTRMRILSTALLVLFLFFLWKHWDSISYFLEHVLLPS from the exons ctGGACAAGGGCGACGTCACCACCCTGAACCTGCCGGCGGGCGCCGGGCACGGCGACGCCGACGGCCCCGTGTGCCTGGACGTGCCCGATGGCACCCCCGACCCTCACCGCACCAAAGCCGCCATCGAGCACCTGCACCAGAAGATCCTCAAGATCACGGAGCAGATCAAGATCGAGCAGGAGGCGCGGGACGACAACGTGGCCGAGTACCTGAAGCTGGCCAACAACGCCGACAAGCAGCAGGCGTCGCGCATCAAGCAGGTGTTCGAGAAGAAGAACCAGAAGTCGGCGCAGACCATCGCGCAGCTGCACAAGAAGCTGGAGCACTACCACAAGAAGCTGAAGGAGATCGAGCAGAACGGCCCCAGCCGCCAGCCCAAGGATGTTTTCCGGGACATGCACCAAGGGCTGAAGGATGTGGGCGCCAACGTGCGCTCCAGCATCAGCGGCTTCAGCGGCGGCGTGGTGGAAGGGGTCAAGGGGGGGCTCTCGGGGCTCTCCCAGGCCACGCACACGGCCGTGGTGTCCAAGCCGCGCGAGTTCGCCAGCCTGATCCGCAACAAGTTCGGCAGCGCCGACAACATCGCCCACCTGAAGGACACGCTGGACGACGGGCACCCCGAGGAGGCCTCGCGGGCGCTGAGCGGCAGCGCCACGCTGGTGTCCAGCCCCAAGTACGGCAGCGATGACGAgtgctccagtgccacctcgGGCTCCGCCGGCGGCAGCAACTCAGGGGCCGGCCCCGGCGGCTTGGGGAGCCCCAAGTCCAACACGCTGGACAGCCACCACAACAACTTCGACACCAtcctggaggagctgcgggAGATCAAGGAGAGCCAGTCGCACCTGGAGGACTCCATGGAGGACCTGAAggcccagctgcagagggattaCACCTACATGACCCAGTGCTTGCAGGAGGAGCGCTACAG GTACGAGcgcctggaggagcagctgaacgACCTGACGGAGCTGCACCAGAACGAAATGACCAACCTGAAGCAGGAGCTGGCCAGCATGGAGGAGAAGGTGGCCTACCAGTCCTACGAGAGGGCACGGGACATCCAG GAGGCCGTGGAGTCGTGCCTGACGCGGGTGAccaagctggagctgcagcagcagcagcagcaggtggtgcagctggagggggtGGAGAACGCCAACGCCCGGGCCCTGCTGGGCAAGTTCATCAACGTCATCCTGGCCCTCATGGCCGTGCTGCTCGTCTTCGTCTCCACCATCGCCAACTTCATCACGCCGCTCATGAAGACCCGCATGCGCATCCTCAGCACCGCCCTGCTcgtcctcttcctcttcttcctctggaaGCACTGGGACTCCATCAGCTACTTCCTGGAGCAcgtgctgctccccagctga
- the TMCC2 gene encoding transmembrane and coiled-coil domains protein 2 isoform X4, with translation MELDKGDVTTLNLPAGAGHGDADGPVCLDVPDGTPDPHRTKAAIEHLHQKILKITEQIKIEQEARDDNVAEYLKLANNADKQQASRIKQVFEKKNQKSAQTIAQLHKKLEHYHKKLKEIEQNGPSRQPKDVFRDMHQGLKDVGANVRSSISGFSGGVVEGVKGGLSGLSQATHTAVVSKPREFASLIRNKFGSADNIAHLKDTLDDGHPEEASRALSGSATLVSSPKYGSDDECSSATSGSAGGSNSGAGPGGLGSPKSNTLDSHHNNFDTILEELREIKESQSHLEDSMEDLKAQLQRDYTYMTQCLQEERYRYERLEEQLNDLTELHQNEMTNLKQELASMEEKVAYQSYERARDIQEAVESCLTRVTKLELQQQQQQVVQLEGVENANARALLGKFINVILALMAVLLVFVSTIANFITPLMKTRMRILSTALLVLFLFFLWKHWDSISYFLEHVLLPS, from the exons ctGGACAAGGGCGACGTCACCACCCTGAACCTGCCGGCGGGCGCCGGGCACGGCGACGCCGACGGCCCCGTGTGCCTGGACGTGCCCGATGGCACCCCCGACCCTCACCGCACCAAAGCCGCCATCGAGCACCTGCACCAGAAGATCCTCAAGATCACGGAGCAGATCAAGATCGAGCAGGAGGCGCGGGACGACAACGTGGCCGAGTACCTGAAGCTGGCCAACAACGCCGACAAGCAGCAGGCGTCGCGCATCAAGCAGGTGTTCGAGAAGAAGAACCAGAAGTCGGCGCAGACCATCGCGCAGCTGCACAAGAAGCTGGAGCACTACCACAAGAAGCTGAAGGAGATCGAGCAGAACGGCCCCAGCCGCCAGCCCAAGGATGTTTTCCGGGACATGCACCAAGGGCTGAAGGATGTGGGCGCCAACGTGCGCTCCAGCATCAGCGGCTTCAGCGGCGGCGTGGTGGAAGGGGTCAAGGGGGGGCTCTCGGGGCTCTCCCAGGCCACGCACACGGCCGTGGTGTCCAAGCCGCGCGAGTTCGCCAGCCTGATCCGCAACAAGTTCGGCAGCGCCGACAACATCGCCCACCTGAAGGACACGCTGGACGACGGGCACCCCGAGGAGGCCTCGCGGGCGCTGAGCGGCAGCGCCACGCTGGTGTCCAGCCCCAAGTACGGCAGCGATGACGAgtgctccagtgccacctcgGGCTCCGCCGGCGGCAGCAACTCAGGGGCCGGCCCCGGCGGCTTGGGGAGCCCCAAGTCCAACACGCTGGACAGCCACCACAACAACTTCGACACCAtcctggaggagctgcgggAGATCAAGGAGAGCCAGTCGCACCTGGAGGACTCCATGGAGGACCTGAAggcccagctgcagagggattaCACCTACATGACCCAGTGCTTGCAGGAGGAGCGCTACAG GTACGAGcgcctggaggagcagctgaacgACCTGACGGAGCTGCACCAGAACGAAATGACCAACCTGAAGCAGGAGCTGGCCAGCATGGAGGAGAAGGTGGCCTACCAGTCCTACGAGAGGGCACGGGACATCCAG GAGGCCGTGGAGTCGTGCCTGACGCGGGTGAccaagctggagctgcagcagcagcagcagcaggtggtgcagctggagggggtGGAGAACGCCAACGCCCGGGCCCTGCTGGGCAAGTTCATCAACGTCATCCTGGCCCTCATGGCCGTGCTGCTCGTCTTCGTCTCCACCATCGCCAACTTCATCACGCCGCTCATGAAGACCCGCATGCGCATCCTCAGCACCGCCCTGCTcgtcctcttcctcttcttcctctggaaGCACTGGGACTCCATCAGCTACTTCCTGGAGCAcgtgctgctccccagctga
- the NUAK2 gene encoding NUAK family SNF1-like kinase 2 has product MERAAGPGTGPGSALAASLAEGLIKSPRPLMKKQAVKRHHHKHNLKHRYEFLETLGKGTYGKVKKARERSGKLVAIKSIRKDKIKDEQDLVHIRREIEIMSSLNHPHIIAVHEVFENSAKIVIVMEYASKGDLYDYISERQRLSEQEARHFFRQVVSAVYYCHKNGIVHRDLKLENILLDANGNVKIADFGLSNVFQQDKLLQTYCGSPLYASPEIINGRPYKGPEVDSWSLGVLLYILVHGTMPFDGHDYKTLVKQITSGDYREPTKLSDACGLIRWMLMVNPERRATIEDIATHWWVNWGYKMPLGEQELLRESESPLATVAEWLRRSSRPLLENGSKVRCFLKQHMPGAALERQRSLKKSKKENDVSHALQEVPAGPENPSKSVLKRPKGILKKRNSCEQKVPGPGPPPGEGGEGPPAGLSRVLQPPGTAGAAPPAAPKKGILKKPSARESGYYSSLECCESGDVLDAGSLDLDGSVFAEPPSPAPQGLPARRKGILKLNGKFSSGGSAEPGIPPGRGLGGFGEVSLPQGPRARPASAVSEDSILSTESFELLDLPARRPPGAAMRGCVSAESLLRLEEEEEREEGRRLRRWTVTHCRSPLAESSASLAGCDSGTELYRRAVAVGAKLS; this is encoded by the exons ATGGAGCGGGCGGCAGGGCCCGGAACCGGCCCCGGTTCCGCGCTGGCCGCCTCGCTGGCCGAGGGGCTGATCAAATCGCCGCGGCCGCTGATGAAGAAGCAGGCGGTGAAGCGGCACCACCACAAGCACAACCTCAAGCACCGCTACGAGTTCCTGGAAACGCTGGGCAAAGGAACCTACGGGAAGGTGAAGAAAGCTCGGGAGCGCTCCGGGAAGCTG GTGGCCATCAAATCCATCCGGAAGGACAAAATCAAGGATGAGCAGGACCTCGTGCACATCCGGAGGGAGATTGAGATCATGTCCTCCCTCAACCACCCCCACATCATCGCTGTGCACGAAG TGTTCGAGAACAGCGCCAAGATCGTCATCGTGATGGAGTACGCCAGCAAGGGCGACCTCTACGACTACATCAGCGAGCGGCAGCGGCTCTCGGAGCAGGAGGCGCGACACTTCTTCCGCCAGGTCGTGTCTGCTGTCTACTACTGCCACAAG AACGGGATCGTGCACCGGGACCTGAAGCTGGAGAACATCCTGCTGGATGCCAACGGGAACGTCAAG ATCGCAGATTTCGGGCTGTCCAACGTGTTCCAGCAGGACAAGCTCCTGCAGACCTACTGCGGCAGCCCCCTGTACGCGTCCCCCGAGATCATCAACGGGCGCCCCTACAAGGGCCCCGAG GTGGACAGCTGGTCCCTGGGTGTCCTCCTCTACATCCTGGTCCACGGcaccatgccttttgatggccacGACTACAAAACTCTGGTCAAGCAGATCACGAGCGGGGACTACCGAGAGCCCACAAAGCTCTCAG aTGCCTGCGGGCTGATCCGCTGGATGCTGATGGTGAACCCCGAGCGCCGGGCCACCATCGAGGACATCGCCACGCACTGGTGGGTCAACTGGGGCTACAAAATGCCTCTGGgcgagcaggagctgctgcggGAGAGCGAATCCCCGCTGGCCACGGTGGCCGAGTGGCTGCGCCGCTCCTCCCGGCCCCTGCTGGAGAACGGCTCCAAGGTGCGCTGCTTCCTGAAGCAGCACATGCCCGGCGCGGCCCTGGAGCGCCAGCGCTCCCTCAAGAAGTCCAAGAAGGAGAACGACGTCTCGCACGCTCTGCAGGAGGTGCCCGCGGGCCCCGAGAACCCCTCCAAGTCCGTCCTCAAGCGGCCCAAGGGCATCCTGAAGAAGAGGAACTCCTGCGAGCAGAAggtgcccggccccggccccccgcccggggagggtggggagggtcCCCCCGCGGGGCTGTCCCgggtcctgcagccccctggAACAGCGGGAGCGGCTCCCCCGGCCGCGCCCAAGAAGGGAATCCTGAAGAAGCCCTCGGCCAGGGAGTCGGGCTATTACTCGTCCCTGGAGTGCTGCGAGTCCGGGGATGTTCTGGACGCGGGGAGCTTGGACCTGGACGGGAGCGTGTTCGCCGAGCCGCCCTCGCCGGCCCCGCAGGGGCTGCCGGCCCGCAGGAAAGGAATCCTCAAACTCAACGGCAAATTCTCCTCGggcggcagcgccgagcccGGCATCCCCCCCgggaggggcttggggggcttCGGCGAGGTGTCCCTGCCGCAGGGcccccgcgcccggcccgccAGCGCCGTCAGCGAGGACAGCATCCTGTCCACCGAGTCCTTCGAGCTGCTGGAcctgcccgcccgccgcccccccggGGCAGCCATGCGGGGCTGCGTGTCCGCCGAGAGCCTCCTgcggctggaggaggaggaggagcgggaGGAAGGGCGGCGGCTGCGCCGCTGGACTGTCACCCACTGCCGCAGCCCCTTGGCCGAGAGCAGCGCGTCGCTGGCGGGCTGTGACAGCGGCACCGAGCTCTACCGGCGAGCTGTGGCCGTCGGGGcgaagctgagctga